In Oreochromis aureus strain Israel breed Guangdong linkage group 9, ZZ_aureus, whole genome shotgun sequence, the genomic window acagataTTGTGCCgtgtgatgctcaaattggcaggaaagaaacaacggagaacacgtcagggatgacgagaaagtgacaggagaaaatccgtcccggtcaaccacccaaacatcaataacgggaaccttatacagtgcttccctatacacgtcgaactcccccaggcacaaagaaattacggaggctattacttatcacctgaccaaagatatggctcccatcaacactgtgcaaaacgagggatttaggaaaatgatcaacaccctagaccaggggtcggcaacctgcggctccgagCCGCATGCGGATCTTTAGTCCTTCTACgactccgcgtggtttggggaaataaataatttttgtaAGTAATTAGCTaaagtctattttatttatgttagttcttttttttaactcgtagttctaaattggaagattattgtgatattgaaatataaatataaaattatattctattagtTTTTGATCgatcaaaataagcgtcacacttgcGGAAGCCGatatacccgccgaaacgccgtgcgagattttcaaccccaggtaggccaattatggatcttcggatccacattatgtcagcagctgttctccaaaaACAAACACGTCCACGCGTCACAGACGACAGCTTACAGTcgtgcgtaaagatgaaagtgacttcgtacagccccgatcgtacagcagacgctgtgcgcagaggttcaggagcggaagtcccattgtaaacatatcacggcagacccgactaTGTTTCCATGAatacgcttttcagcatctttttattgaccacttttcacacacggttgctttACGCATACAGCCGGTGTTAAAGCTcgcagcccgacacacaccaacacaacagcataggTGGCACAGacgttaaggcggcgaggcgtgattgcggataCCGCtaaggtgcgtccgcctcccctgcagcggcgctgcagtccacgccccgccacacacattaaccaggtaaaatacatacatAGGTAGAATTTTGcaaagttcaaaatgtgttaattacataaataaaatgtaattttctctgtagcacttcatgcatttaagcaacacaccttagttgttcacacaaagcataaaggtaaaaaaaaaaacaatatatacagtgttatgttttttagatgtcaaaaagtatttgcggctcccagagtTTTCTTTTGCATGGAGATcgcgtccaaatggctctttgggtgttaaaggttgctgacccctgccctagacaaacgctacacagtgccgtcccgcaactatttttctattgttgcactacacgcagtgtcgagcaacggtggagacaaGCAGTACGACATTTTGCGGCAAcaacaaaatgtgaggcatttattgtttttatgttcagtttcaactgttacgaagttgatgtgcagttaataagtgcaataaatatttatattggaaaagaaaatcgtgagagaatcgtgatctcaattctaagcaaaaaaatcgtgattctcattttatgcaaaatcgtgcagccctacctggatgactgagaaccttcacagacatccatTTTTAAGCTTTTATCTCTCAGGTACTCATGGTCGTCATCCTGGACCGGTACCACCATGCTGCACTGCAGTCACCACAGGCAATATGACTGCTGACGTGGTAGGGCAAATATATCATGAACTGGCTGCaagaggagactgtgtgaagGCTATAATGTAAGTCAGCACATGTTGTCCTACATACAAACATATACAATCTCTataattttctgtcttttatttccagtttttACACAAAAGATAGACAACAACTTTGTGCTGATCCAGACGCTCAGTGGGTCAAAGATCGTAAGTCAtgctaaaagaaacacacacagaaataaatgcaaagtatttacagagaaaaactgaagctcctgcttgtctgtttttcctctctagtcactgccaaaatgaaGAAGGTGTGAAGCCTGTCTGCTGCATCAGTATTTCCAGTATTTCCATCACCTTTAAAGGCTTATTCAAACCAGAGCGCTTTCTCAGCCTGtcttgaaacttttttttttttgcatttgtagATTAATTTTTACTCTTACCTGTGGCAGAAACCTGTATTTTATTTGTCCTGTTGActtcattgttttttaattgatcACTGGAGTTCaggttttatttgtctttttttgcttatttgtgAATCTCTTTCTGTGCATTATCTGTTTATTTGATGAACAATTTACCTgtgaaaaacaatataaaaataaacttttgtatTATTGagcaaatattttcctgctgttttttcagtgcCCACCAGACTAACACAAAATGTCACACACATCGTCTATTGCATTCTAGTGTTTTAGTTGATGATGCTCACTGAATAGACTTTTAAAAAGTTCATGCAGCCCACAATGAACATTAGTGGGCCCGAACAGCAAAACCCTgcaaaactatatatatattaaagatTCAGGATTGTTTATTTGTCACGTGCATAGTTATAGAAGtacaacacacagtgaaatgtgacCTGATACGCTACTCGACTGTGCACaaaaagagagagtgagtgaaTATATAGAAAGAGGACATTATGTGCAGTAAGTGAGTGAGTTATATATCTGGAAACTTACAGTTCGAAATCTGAGAATGTACATTGTGTGAGTGAGGTGTTAAAGTTAAACTTGGTagctgaggcagaggacagaCTGGAAGATCACG contains:
- the LOC116325094 gene encoding eotaxin-like, whose amino-acid sequence is MSVKILSITLLLVSMCVCCHSSEGTHGRHPGPVPPCCTAVTTGNMTADVVGQIYHELAARGDCVKAIIFYTKDRQQLCADPDAQWVKDLTAKMKKV